Within the Plesiomonas shigelloides genome, the region AAGTCTTCCACTTCAACGTGACCTGCCAGCGTAGCGTTATTGGCGAAAATACAGTTATTGCCCACTACACAGTCGTGCGCGATGTGCGCATTGATCATCAGCAGGTTATCGTTACCCACACGGGTGATCCCGGTATCCTGCACGGTGCCGCGGTGAATGGTGACGCTTTCGCGGATCACATTGCGATCGCCGATTTCGGTTCGCGTCGGTTCACCGTGATATTTCTTATCCTGATTGGCTTCGCCGATCGACGCGAACTGATAAATCTGGTTATCGCGTCCGATACGGGTATGGCCGTTCACCACCACGTGGGATTTCAGTACGGTGCCTTCGCCGATTTCTACATCAGCGCCAACCACACAAAACGGGCCGATTTGCACACCCGCACCGATTACCGCCCCTGCTTCTACGATAGAAGAAGGATGAATGAAGGCCGTTTCATGAATCACGGATTACACCTCTCGACGTGCACACATTAAGTCAGCTTCACACACGACTTCGCCGTTCACTTTGGCAACTCCGGTGAAACGCGCAATACCACGACGCTCTTTCAGGAACTGCACCTCAAACACCATCTGATCGCCAGGAGTCACCGGACGCTTGAAGCGGGCATTATCAATCGCGGCAAAATAATACAGCTCATTACCGTTTGGCTTGCCGAAGGTTTTAAATGCCAGCACGCCGGTTGCCTGAGCCATGGCTTCCAGAATTAACACACCTGGAAACACTTTCTTTTGCGGGAAGTGCCCCTGGAAAAACGGCTCGTTCACAGAAACGTTCTTCAGTGCGTGCAGGTATTCACCTTCTTTATAATCCAGCACCCGATCAATCAGTAAAAACGGATAACGGTGCGGTAAAAGGTCCAGAATTTCTTCGATCTGTAATGAGTTTGCTTGAGTCGTCAAGATAATGTTCCTGTCTCTTATCATCTGAGCGGGAATAGGTATTCGGGTTACGTCAGGAATAACACGGCCTGCACGCATGGCAGGCCGTCAGTCTACTTCAGCGGCTGCCCCGGCGGGACAGCGGCAACGGGTGAAAAGACACTTACTCGTTGCTTTCTTTTTCCAGCTTCCGCTCCACTGCTTTGAGACGCTTGTTCATCTCATCAATGTTCATCACCAAAGCGGCCGTTTTACGCCAAGCTTTGTTGTTTTGCAGCGGAATACCGGACGAATACATTCCCGGTTCACTAATGGGGCGCATCACCATACCCATACCGGTGACAGTGACTTTATCGCAGATTTCCATGTGACCATTGATCACGCTGGCACCACCAATCATACAATGACGGCCAATTTTCAGGCTGCCCGCCATAATCACACCGCCGGCTACGGCGGTATTTTCGCCGATCACCACGTTATGGGCAATCTGGCATAAATTATCAATTATCGCACCATCTTCAATGACGGTGTCTTCCAGCGCGCCGCGGTCAATACAGGTACAAGCCCCGATCTCGACGCGGTTACCGATACGCACGCCACCCAGCTGAGGGATTTTAATCCAGCGACCACGATCATTGGCATAACCAAAACCGTCAGCACCAATCACGGTACCGGCCTGAATCAGGCACTGCTCACCGATGGTGATACGGTGATACACAGTGACGTTCGCCCACAAACGCGTACCGGCGCCAATCTTGGTCTGTTTGCCGACAAAGCAACCCGCCCCGATCACCACACCATCGCCCAGCACCACACCGGATTCAATCACGGCATTGGCACCGATGGACACATTCTGACCCAGCTGTACATTGTCCGCGATCACCGCACTTGGAGCAATATCCTGTGCCGGCTGCGGCGTTGTATCCATATACTGCGCCAATAAAGCATAGGCCAGATAAGGATTAGCAACGACCAATGCATTGGTAGTGCAAAATGGTACATCGTCTGCTGTTAAAACAACAGCACTGGCCGCACATTGCGCCAGATGGGTACGGTATTTACTGTTGGACAGAAAGGTGATTTGACCGGCCTGAGCATTATCCAGTGCAGCAATACCGGAGATGACGGTATCGCCATCTCCGTGTACTTCAGCACCCAAATGTTCAGCCAGATCCGCAAGACGGAATCCTGACATTACTTGTTGCCTACCATTTTGATAACTTGAGAAGAGATATCCATGTCAGGGCGCGCAAACACGACAGCGTTGGTATCAATAACTGCGCTGTAACCTTCCTTGTTAGCGATGGTTTTCACTGCATCTTGTACCTGACGCAGGATCTTATTACGTTCTTCGGCCTGACGACGACGGCTATCTTCTTCCAGTGCACGACCTTTCAGATTGAAATCAGCCTGCATTTGGGCGATATCACGCTCTGCTTTGGTGCGGTCACTGTTAGACATCGTGCTGCCATCACGCTGCAGCTTTTCCATGCGATCACGGATACGCTTTTCCAGAGACTGCAGTTCAGAAGCACGGCTCTTGAACTCAGACTCCAGCTGACGCGCAACCTTTTCACGCTGTGGCAGCTGTTGGAACACACTTGCCACATCAACAACAGCAATTTTCTGCTCGGCGGCATTCACCACGGCACTCGATGCCATCAGCGCAATACCTACGCCAGCTGCCTGTAACCACTTTTTCAAGGTTGTCTCCTTACTTTTATATTGATAGCACGGCTATCAGAATGTTCTGCCGATATTGAACTGGAATTGTTCAACCCGGTCACCTTCATATTTCTTATACGGCTGCGCGTACGAGAATACAAGTGGGCCAAGCGGTGACATCCACTGCAGGGCGATACCCGCAGACATACGGATCCGGCTCGGATCGCCGTAATCACCAAAGTATTGCTGATTTTCTGTCGCGTAACCGGCATTCAAGATCGCCGCACTGGAGCTCCAGTGGGTATCCCACACCGTACCGGCATCCACAAACACCGAGGTACGTACCGAGTTACGGTATTTTTCGCTGATAAACGGCGTTGGCACAATCAGCTCGGCGCTGGCCGTTGCCATGGCGTTACCGCCCACCGCATCCTCAGAGCCACTCAGCACACAAGTGCTTGGATCTTTTGGATTGGTGCAACGATCGTCAGTGCCTTTGTTGTAGAAGTAAATCGCTTTTGGACCGATGGTGTTAGAACGGAAACCACGCACAGTACTGAAACCACCGGCGTAGAAGTTCTCATAGAACGGCAACACTTTATCACCGTAACCATCAGCATAGCCTAAACGCGAACGACCCAGTACCACCCACTCACGGTCTCGATCCAGCGGATAGTAACCGGCGATATCAAAGTTCAGTTTGTAGAACTGGTTATCGGAGCCAGGCGTAGTGATCTTACCGTTCAAGTTGGCTCGAATACCTTTGGTCGGGAAGAAACCACGGTCCAAGTTGTTATAGGTCCAACCGGCAGTCAGCTGGAAATCATCCGAGGACAGTTTTTGGTTGTCAAAGCTGTCTTGCATGCTGTTCAAATAAGACAGCATGTTCACCGTAGGGGTGATATTGGAGATTTCGTTGTGTACATAGCCAATACCGGTACGCAGGCTGTTGTACTCATTGACCGGGAAGCCCAGTGTGCCATCTACACCGTAGCTGAGGTTGTTATACTCAGACAGGCTGTAGTCTTGCTCGGCTTTAAAGTCGTTATAGAAAATCCGACCGCCCAGACTCACGCCATCTTTGGTGAAGTATGGGTTAGTGTATTCAAAGGCCGCATAGGTCTGGTAATCGTTACGGGTAGCGTTAATCCCCACGGTATTACCGGTACCCAGGAAGTTCTCCTGCTGCACCCCGACCTGGAAGCTGATACCACTTTCCGTACCGTAACCGACACCAAAGTTCAGACTACCGGTATTACGCTCTTTGACCTTGTACAGCACATCAACCTGATCGCGGGTACCCGGTACTCGTACCGTTTCGGTATCCACGGTTTCAAAGTAGCCCAGACGGTTCAGACGCTCTTTACCGGACTCGACCTGATTACTGGCCAGCCACGAGCCTTCCATCTGACGCATTTCGCGGCGCAGCACTTCATCTTTAGTGATGTCGTTGCCTTCAAAGCGAATACGACGCACGTAGAAACGCTCACCCGGCTCGACATTCATCACCAGCTTGACGGTCTGGTTTTTCTCATCCATCTCTGGGCGAGTGGTCACTTTCGGATACGCGTAGCCATAGCGCCCCAGCAAGGACTTAATGTCCTCTTCCATTCGGGTCACTTTGGTGCCGTTATACAGCTCATCTGGCTCAACATGCACCAGCGCTTGCAGTGCCGTAGCATGGCCGGCCAGATTGCCGGTCAGGGTCACCCCTTGCAGCTTGTACTGCTTGCCTTCATCGATATTGATGGTGATGTAGATGCCTTTTTTATCCGGACTCAAGCTGACCTGAGTCGACTCGATACGGAAATTGGCATAGCCGTGGTCACGGTAGTAGGTTTGCAGGGTTTCCAGATCGCCGGCCAGTTTTTGTTTCTGGTACTTACGATCGCCAACCAAGTTCCACCATGGCACTTCATCACGCAGGGCAAATTGGGACAGCAAGGTATTGGTGCTGAACGCTTTGTTCCCAACGATGTTGATCTGTTGGATGTTGGAGGATACGCCTTCGGTGAAGATCAGTTTCAGATCGACACGGTTACGTGGCAGTGGCGTCACCACCGCTTTCACGTTGGCGCTGTATTTACCCACGCTGTAGTAGAAATCTTCCAAGCCCTTTTCGATGGTGGACAGCGAGGTACGATCCAGCGCTTCACCCACTCGAATCCCCGAAGCATCGAGGTTTTGTTTCAGGGCATCTTCTTTCAGTGCCTTGTTACCGGAGAAGGTAATGCTGGCAATCGTCGGACGCTCTTTGACCTGCACCAGCAAGGTTGAGCCATCACGCAGCACGCGCACATCTTCAAAGTTACCGGTAGCAAACAAGGCTCGGATAATCTGCGCGACTTCGTCGTCATTAACTTCATCACCCACTCGTACCGGCATGCTCAACAATGCCGCACCTTTGGCGACACGTTGCAAACCTTCAAACTGGATATCTTTGACTACAAAGTCGGCACCGTAAGCGGTGGCGCTGCTGAAAAGCAGCGACGCAAGAAGCAGTTTTTTCATCGCCATCTTTATTATGCGTTCTTCCTAATTGCCCCGCTTACAGGCGGGAAAAATCGTTGAATAGCGCAACGCCCATCAACAACACCAATAATACTGTGCCAAAACGGAAGCAGTACTCCTGCACCCGCTCTGACAAGGGTTTACCTGTCACCCCTTCAATGGCCAAGAACAGCAGATGTCCGCCATCCAATACCGGCAGAGGAAACAGATTTATAATACCTAAGTTCACGCTGATTAGCGCCAGAAAACCTAAGTAAAATACCAGCCCGAATTCCGCCGTCATCCCGGCACCTTTGGCAATGGAGATCGGACCGCTCAAACTCTTGATACCGACATCGCCGGTAAAGAGTTTCCCCAGCATATCCAAGGTTAGTTCGGACAATTGTACCGTTTTTTGTGTCGCTTTGATCAGACTGTCAACCAGACCAAACTGGCGTACAAACTGATACTCTGCCGGTAACGGTAACACTTTTGGTGCGATACCGGCATAACCGATGCGTTGGCCTTGACCGTCAGTCTGCTCTTGCGGGATCAGAGTCACGTTTCGGGTCACCCCGTCACGCTCGGCCACCAGTTGCAGTGGTTGCAACGGATGCGCTTGTACCTGACGCACGAAGCTAGACCAATCAGTCAGCGGCTGACCATCGAGAGCAATAATCTTGTCGCCCACCTGCAAACCAGCCTGTGTCGCCGGTGAATCGGCGCCCACAGAAGCAATCTCGGTCAAAATGCTTGGGCCTTTCGGCGTGATCCCCAGCGCACCAAATGCGGTTTGCTTATCGGGCTCAAAACTCCACCCATCCAGCGGTAGCGTTTTTTGCATCACCGCAGTTGTACCGGATGCGGTAAAGGGGCTGACGTCGATCGTGGCTTGTTGATCACCAATCAGTGACACCAACGCCAGATTCACTGACTCCCAGTCAGGTGTTTCGATACCGGCAACCGATTTAAGTTCCATTCCCGGCGTAATTCCAGCACGCGCAGCAATCGAATTCGGCGCCACAGCGCCTACCACCGGATGCACACTCGGGATCCCGAGCAGGAATACCGCCCAGTACGCCAGCACCGCAAACACAAAGTTAGCGAACGGACCTGCGGCCACAATGGCGGCACGCTGCCAGACGGTTTTATTGTTAAACGCCTGCGTGCGCAACTCATCCGGTACCGGTGCCACACGCTCATCGAGCATTTTGACATAACCACCGAGTGGGATCAGCGACAGGGTAAACTCGGTGCCCTGCTTATCCACGCGGCGCCACAGAATTTTGCCAAAGCCGAGCGAGAAACGCTCGACCTTAACCCCGCAGCGACGCGCCACCCAGAAATGGCCAAATTCGTGAACTGAAATCAGAATCCCCAGCGCCACTAAAAACGCCAGCAGATTCCAAAGCGCTCCTGTCATCGTTCTATCCTTGTCTGCTCTGTAAGCTTGCCATTCAGCATGACGGCTTGAACGCCATTAAAAAACCAGCAGTAACAAGCAGGCAAATACCGGCACCGCCGCGGTCAGGCTATCGATACGATCGAGCACCCCACCGTGGCCCGGCATAATTTGTCCGCTGTCTTTGACGCCTGCTTCGCGCTTGAACATACTTTCGGTCAGGTCGCCCAGTACTGATACGGCCACGGCGATCACCGAGCTGATGATCATGCTGTGAGTCCCGGCTTGCAGTGGCGAGAAGTGATCGAACACCACCGCAATCACGGCAGATGTTGTCAGGCCGCCAATCACGCCTTCCCAAGTCTTCGCCGGTGACACTTTCGGTGCCAGCTTGTGCTTACCAAAGGCCTTACCGGTAAAGTACGCCCCCGAGTCAGCGCCCCAGATCAGGAACAGCAGATACAAAATCCACACAGCCCCAAAAGAGCTGTCTACGCTGTACGAGTACATGCGCAGCACAATTAAGCCCCAGAAAAACGGCACCAGCGTCAGCAAACCGAAGAGAACTTTCAACCGTTTGGCGTTATGCCACCATTTAGCCGAACTCGGGTAGCCAAGCACTAACCCTAAGGCCAGCAGCCACCACAACGGGGCAATAATCAGCACCGTCCGGATAAAGGTGTTTTGCAATAGAATCGAGGTATCCTGCACCGGCACAGCCAGTAAGGAGGCGCCCAAGCCCAAACCACAAATCACCGCGATACCCGCGCGTACAGCTTTATTTTCAAAGCCAGCCAACAATGCCCACTCCCAGGCAGCCAGCATACTCAACGCCAGCGCCAGCAAGGCAAAATGCAGCGGCGACAGTAAAAATAAGCCTGCAATGACTAAAGGAACCAAAATCAGTGCAGTAATAATACGTTGCTTGAGCAATGAAACCTCCTAAGCTCTACTCATCCGCCGTTGCTCAACGGCCGTTGTCGCCAGTACCACCAAAACGTCTGTCGCGACAGACAAAGGATGAAACAGCACGGTCAAATTCTTGTTCATCAAAATCTGGCCATAGCACCTCAGAAAAGTAGAACTCGGCATAGGCTATCTGCCACAACAAAAAGTTGCTGATCCTATGCTCGCCACTGGTTCTGATGACCAAGTCTACTGGAGGTTGATCCCCCATGCATATCACCTTACTGAGCAAGGTTTCGTCGATATCATCAGTGTGAAGTTTACCCTCTTGTACTTGGGCAGCAATCTGCCGAGTGGCTTGTACGATATCCCAGCGCCCACCATAGTTAGCGGCCACATTTAACACCAAACCGGTGTTGTTGGCGGTGAGCGCTTCCACACTGGCGATGCGCTCTTGTAACCGGGTGCTGAAACGGGAGATGTCACCGATAATCCGCAGGCGGATATTATTCTTGTGCAGGCTCTTAGCTTCATTATCGAGTGCGCGCATAAATAATTCCATGAGCGCGGAAACTTCCTGCTCAGGACGGCGCCAGTTTTCACTGCTAAATGCGTACAAGGTCAAGGATTGGATATGGTTGCGGGCGGCATAACTGACTGAACGGCGTACAGCTTTAACACCTGCTTTATGTCCAAAAATCCGCATTTTGCCTTGTTGCTTGGCCCAGCGTCCGTTGCCATCCATGATAATAGCAACGTGTTTAGGCAGTTGTTCGGCTGTAAATGCTTGCGGTTGCGGCTCTGCCATAGGTGTCTAAGTCATTCCTGTCAAAGTCTTACTGCGCTTTTTGCTCCGCGGCGCCAGTGGCTGCCCGCGGAATTCTGGCCGGCGTCGAGGACCGGATCGTAAAAAAGCCGTGTTAACACACGGCCTTGCGCAATCTCTTTTTTGCCTTTCTTACTTTTTGTTCGCGATCACTGTGTTATTTACGACCAACGTCAAAACGTGACCGAGAAAAAGCGACAGCTTAAAACATCACTATATCACTTCGTGAATAGCGGAACAAACCTGCCGTCGCGCCGCGGCAGGCCGCATTTAACACGCGGTGATCTGCTGCGCGGCGCACGCGCGGGCGCGACGGTCAATCTCTAGGACATCCTCAACCGAGGTAGGTTCCGGTAACGTCAGCGTATCCAACACCTGTCGGTTCACGGTGGCAATCTGAGTAAAGCCGATTTGTCCCTGCAAAAAGGCCTCAACACTGATTTCGTTGGCCGCATTCAAGGCGGTCGTCGCCATCTGCCCCTGCTGGCATGCTTCGATAGCCAATTGCAGGCACGGGTAGCGGTTAAAGTCAGGTTGCTCAAAGCTCAGGCCCGATAAGCGGAAAAAGTCGAGCGGCGCTACACCGGTTTGAATACGCTCAGGATACGCCATAGCATGACCAATTGGGGTGCGCATATCAGGATTACCCATCTGCGCCACTACACTGCCATCGCTAAAACGCACCATCGAATGGATGATCGACTGCGGGTGGATAATCACTTCCATCTGCTCAGCACTGGCATTAAACAGCCAGCGCGCTTCGATGTACTCCAGCCCTTTGTTCATCATGGTAGCCGAGTCCACCGAGATTTTTCGCCCCATGGACCAATTAGGATGGGCGCAGGCTTGCGCCGGTGTCAGCGCGGCAAACTCGCTCAGTGGCGTAGTGCGAAATGGCCCGCCAGAGCCGGTCAAGACGATTTTATCGACACCCGCCGCTGCCAGATCGCAAAAGCCCAGCTCACGCTGCACATTTTCAGGCAAACACTGAAATATCGCGTTATGTTCGCTATCCACCGGCAGCAACTGCGCCTGATGACGCTGCACTTCCTGCAAGAACAGGCGACCACAAGTGACCAACGCTTCTTTGTTGGCCAGCAAAATCCGCTTACCTGCGCGAATCGCGGCCAGGGTTGGCAGCAGGCCCGAGGCGCCGACAATGGCCGCCATCACCTGATGGGCTTCTTCTTGCGCGGCCACCGCCAACACGCCCGCTTCACCACTGAGCACTTCAGTGTGGCAGCCGTGCTGTTGCAGTTGTGCACGCACAGCCGCTGCAGCATCGGCATCGGCCATCGCCGCCAGACGGGGGCGAAATTGCAGACATTGCTGCACCATGACGCTGACATTACGACCCGCGGCCAACCCGACCACCGAGAAACGCTGCGGATTACGTGCCGCGACATCAAGAGTGCTGACACCGATAGAGCCGGTGGAGCCCAAAACGCTTAAATTCACCATCAGTTGATTACTCATGATCTGCTTGGTATCACTTGCTGGGAGCTGGATAACATCGTTGCCAATCTGCCGAGATGAACCGCAGAGTTAGCGGTTAGCAGTATGTTTGAAAGTCGATGACTTACACGGCGGGTTAAAATGATACGGCGAATATCGCAAGGTTAATAGTGTTTAACACCAAAATCTGACGCATCCATAAAACAAAAGCGTCGCCAAGGCGACGCTTTTCTGCGCGAGGAGATTAAAACTCCATCAGCTCTTTTTCTTTCTCAGCCAGCGCTTCGTCCACTTTTTTCACCATCAAATCGGTGATTTTCTGGATTTCGTCCTGTGAACGACGCTCGTCGTCTTCGCTGATTTCTTTGTCTTTCAGCAGCGCTTTGATCTTGTCGTTCGCATCACGGCGTACGTTACGTACCGACACACGACCTTGCTCAGCTTCAGCACGCACGATCTTGATCAGATCTTTACGACGTTCTTCGGTCAGCGGTGGCAACGGAACACGAATAGTCGCGCCGGCGGAGCTTGGGTTCAGGCCCAGATCAGAAGTCAGAATGGCTTTTTCTACTGCGGCACCGATGCTACGGTCAAACACAGTGATCGCCAGGGTACGGGCATCTTCCGCAACCACGTTGGCCAGTTGGCGCAGCGGAGTTGGTGAGCCGTAATATTCAACGGTGATCCCTTCCAGCAGGCTAGGATGCGCACGGCCGGTACGGATTTTGGAAATATGGTTATTGAATGCTTCTACGCATTTTTCCATGCGCACTTGCGCATCTTGCTTGATTGCGTTGATCACGATGTAACCCTTCAATTCTGCTAGTGAACAGGTGGTAAGATACCGCGCTTTGCCCCTTTGAGGCAAAAACTTAACGTGGGCAATATCAGGAAATTACTGTGCCTTCACGTTCACCCATTACCACTCGGCGCAGTGCACCTGGTTTGTTCATGTTAAAGACACGGATTGGCATACCGTGGTCACGCGCCAAGGTAAAGGCGGCCAGATCCATCACTTTCAATTCTTTTTCCAGTACTTCCTGATAGCTCAGGGTTTCGTACAGGACTGCATCCGGGTTTTTCGCCGGATCATCGGTAAACACACCGTCAACCTTGGTGGCTTTCAGCACCACATCGGCTTCAATCTCGATACCGCGCAGGCAAGCGGCAGAGTCAGTGGTGAAGAACGGGTTACCGGTACCGGCAGCGAAAATCACTACTCGGCCGTTACGCAGCAGACTGATGGCCTCAGCCCAGCTGTAGTTGTCACACACGCCGTTCAATGGAATGGCTGACATCAGACGGGTATTTACATACGCGCGGTGCAGTGCATCACGCATAGCCAGACCGTTCATCACGGTTGCCAGCATGCCCATATGGTCACCGACCACACGGTTCATCCCCGCTTTCGCCAGACCCGCGCCACGGAACAGGTTACCACCGCCGATAACGACACCAACCTGAACGCCGAGCTCGACCAACTCTTTAATTTCTTGAGCCATGCGATCGAGGATACTCGGGTCAATACCAAATCCTTCTGCGCCCTGAAGAGCTTCTCCACTCAGTTTCAAAAGAATACGTTGATATGCCGGTTTTGCATTGGTGGTCATGGTTTTCCTTCCTGACACGCTGTGGATGAATAGTCTGACGGATATAAAGACGCGGCTTACGCCGCATTACTAGCAATTATATGCCGGTAATTAAAACTGAACCGCAGATATCCGCGGTTCAGTGGGGTTCTCATGTAAAGAGAGAATTAATGCTTAGCCATCGCCGCTACTTCAGCAGCAAAGTCAGCTTCAACTTTCTCGATACCTTCACCTACTTCGAAACGTACAAAGCTAACTACGTTTGCACCTTTCTCTTTCAGCAGATCGCCAACAGACTTAGAAGGGTCCATTACGAAGGCCTGACCGTACAGGGACACTTCGCCGGTGAACTTCTTCATGCGGCCTTCAACCATTTTCTCAACGATTTCACGTGGCTTGCCAGATTGCATACCGATTTCAACCTGGATTTCACGCTCGTGAGCAACAACGTCAGCTGGAACGTCTTCTGGCTTCACGTACTCTGGCTTGCTAGCAGCGATGTGCATAGCGATGTGCTTGATCAGTTCTTCGTCAGCACCGGTAGCGGCAACTACAACACCGATCTT harbors:
- the pyrH gene encoding UMP kinase, which codes for MTTNAKPAYQRILLKLSGEALQGAEGFGIDPSILDRMAQEIKELVELGVQVGVVIGGGNLFRGAGLAKAGMNRVVGDHMGMLATVMNGLAMRDALHRAYVNTRLMSAIPLNGVCDNYSWAEAISLLRNGRVVIFAAGTGNPFFTTDSAACLRGIEIEADVVLKATKVDGVFTDDPAKNPDAVLYETLSYQEVLEKELKVMDLAAFTLARDHGMPIRVFNMNKPGALRRVVMGEREGTVIS